From Methanocaldococcus sp.:
CTGTTGATGCTCTAAAAGAAATTATAGAAAAAGAAATTGATGGCTTTAAATTTTTATTTCAAAAGTTAAGTTATGAAGAAGTAGGATTTTCATCTATGCTATCAAGAGCGATGGCTGGAATTTATAAAGGAAAAATTATATATGCACTTCCTGGTTCAGTAAATGCTTGTAAAACTGCATTAAAAATAATAAAAGAAGAAACTGGGCATATATTGGGACATATAAGAGAGGGATAACTATGAAATTTTTATTAATATCTTCAAATAAAGATTTGGCAAGTAAAAACATAGCCAGTCATTTAAAAGAGTATTTTGATATCTTTGAAACTGATAAAGAGTTGTTGGAATTAAAAAGTTCAGATTTGGAGGATGCTGATTACTACATATTTTTATCAAAGCATAGAAGTAAAGCAAATCAGCCATCTCTAACAGTCCATACTCCAGGAAATTTAACAGAAAATAATGATTTTGGTGGAAATCCTAAAGAAGTTTGTCCATGTGATGCTATTTTAAACACACTTCTATTGAAAAATATCTATAAAAACTACAATATATATTATGAAAATAATAAAATCTCTAAATTTGATGTCTCTTTTGAAGTAGTTCATCACTCACCTACTGATTTAAATGCCCCAACAGTATTTGTTGAAATAGGTAGTAGTGAAAAAGAATGGATTTTAAAGGAGGCTGGGGAAATTATAGCCAAGTCAGTTTTAGAAACTATTGAGATGATAAAAAATAGAGATTATGAAGATAGATTAAAAGTCATAGGATTTGGTGGAGGACATTATGCTCCTAAATTTACAAAACTTGCCTTAGAGTATGATAAATATTACTTCGGCTACTTGATTCCAAAGTATGCATCAGTTTCCGAAGATGTCTTAAATCAACTTGTTAATAAAATGGAAGTAGATAAGGTTCTTATAGATTGGAAAGGTTGTAGAGGAGAAGATAAAAAAAGATATATGGAATTCTTTAAAAATAAAGGAATAGATGTTGAAAGAGTTTAATTTTGAGGGATTTAACATGGGTTTAGATTTAAAACAGTTACTTTTAGATTTTAAAAATGGCAAAATAAGTTTGGAAGATGTTGAAAAGCAGATAAAACTTAACTATTTTGAAGAGATTGAAAATATATTAAAGTTAGATGTTAATAGAAAGTTTAGGACAGGTATTCCAGAAGTAGTTTATGGAAAAGGCAAAGAAATTAATGAAATAATAGAGGCAGTATTAAAACTTGCTGAAAAAAATGGTATCGCATTAGCAACAAAAATAGATAATATAGAAAAACTTAGTGATGAAATTAAGAAATATGATTTAAAAAACTATCACATAAAGATTAATAAAAAGGCTAAAACATTAATAATAAAAGATAAAAATTATACTATAAAAAAAATAGGTAAGGTTGGAGTAATAACCGCTGGAACTTCTGATATCCCTATAGCTGAAGAGGCTAAAGAAACCTTAGAAGTAATGGGAGTTGAGGTAATAATATCTTATGATGTAGGCATTGCTGGAATCCATAGATTATTCCCAACATTAAAAAGAATGATTAATAATGAAGTTTGTTGCATAATCGTTATTGCAGGAATGGAAGGGGCTCTTCCCTCAATAGTATCTTCTTTAGTAGATATTCCAGTTATTGGAGTTCCTACATCAACATCTTATGGAATAAAAATTACTCCTCTATTAACTATGCTTCATACTTGCTCTCCGGGGTTGGCAGTTGTTAATATAGACAATGGTTTTGGAGCAGGAGTTTTTGCAGGTTTAATTACTAAAATTATTTATGAAAAATCCTCAAAATGATAAATTATATTATTTTAATTAGTAGTTTTAAGAGAGTTAGGAAGACATAAATATAAATTCTCATAAAATAAATATTAACAAAAATTTTGAGTTGAGGGAAATTATGATAAAGATTGTTGAAGGAGAATTTATAAAAACACTAACTGATGGAAATCTAGAAAATTTAGTAAAGGAGTTGGATAGAGGGTATATTCTTATTATGGTAAAAGAAAATAATAAACTACATGAAGGTTACATTTTTGTAGAAGACGGAGAAATAGTTGGTTATTACTATACTGATAATCATTTAGAGGAAAGCATTGGAAAACCAGACAAGGTTTTAGAACTTTTAAATAAAGAAAATAAAATTATCGAATTATATAGATATGATAAGGAAAAGTTAGATTTAATGAAGTGGCTATATCCAGAAATATTTGTAAAAAAACATAAAGTATCTAAAAAAGAAAGTAAAAAAGAAGAGAAAGAAGAAATAAAAGAAAATTATTTACAAATAAAATTAACTATACCTCTTGACAAGATTATTTCTGCAAATGTTAAAGATTTTGAATCATATTTAGAAGATGGAAAATATAAATTAATTAATGTTTATAGAAAAGTTAATGGTTTCTATGAAATTGGATATATAATATACTACGGACATACGCCAATTGCCGCCGCTTATGAATGTAAATATGGGGTTTTATTAGGAAAAGATGCATGTGAAAAAATAGAAGAACTATTAAAAGATGAAAATTCAGTTATTGATGTATATGAATTCGATGAAAAAAAATTAACTGTTTTATTAGATGAATTCCCAGAGATGAAAATTGAAAAAGAACAAAAAGAAGATGTTATTGATGTGAAATTATATGAAAAAGAAGAGGCTCCTATATTAACAAGCTATGAAGAAGATGTAGAACTTTCCAGAGAAGAACTATTAAAAAAATTAGGTATATCTGAACCTGATGAAGGATGGATTGAATCTATACTTGAAGATCTATTAAGACCTAGTGATGAAGAATTAAAAGAACTAAAAAATAGGATAGAAAGAGAAATTTATGAAAAAATTAAAAATATCGATGGAGTAGATGATGTATATCTAGATATAAATGTTAAATGGGAAAATAATAGATACTATATATATGGGGACATTACTGTGAAAAGAAAGAAAATTTTAGGGATTATAAAGAAAGATGTAGATCCATCAATAATTAAATTTGAAATTGATAATATTATAAAAAAACATTTATCTAAATATACTTCAAGATTATCACTACATATTGAGTAATATATACAAAATATAAAGAGGTCTAAATATGGAAGCTACAACAATATTTTTGATTCTCTTTATATTGGGGGTTTTTATAGGAATAGGGCTTTATTTTTTCAAAGAACGTGAAAAAAGGAAAACTTATAAACTAATTGAGATGGAAGTTATTGAAAATCTTAAAGAGTTAAAAGCTTATATGGATACAGGGGATAAAGAATTCTCTAAAGAATTTGATTTAGTAGAAATTGCTTTAACATATGATATTGGAGATATTATTGTTGTCGATGATGAAGGATTAATTATTGCCTCTACATTAAAAGATGCTGATGATATTGGAGCTATAGACTTGGGGATATTTGAGTATGCAAAGAAATTTTATAAAGATATTAAAAAAATAATTATTCAAAGAAAAGATAAGTATATCTATATATATCCTATTAAATTATGTAACGAGCACTTATATATAATCTTAGAATCAAAAATTATGCTTGAAATAGTTGATGAAAGAGAAATCATTAAAAAAACTTGTAATGTTATTAAAAACTATTTCAAAGAGTTTGAAGATCTTAATGTTGAAAAATCTGATGATTTTAAATAGGTAAAATCGTTCCTTTAACAGGAACATATGTGGGAATCTTTAAAGTTTTCCATATAGTCATGGCAAATGATAATGATTGATATCTTTCACCATGCATAACTATTGCCTTTTCAGGTTTAGGAATTTTTTTTATGTATCTTACTAAGGAGTTATAATCTCCATGTGCTGAAAATTCTATTTTAACTACATTTCCTCTTACAGGAATTTTATTTTTAAATGGCTGTATTTCTTTAACACCCTCTTCTAAATCTCTACCCAAAGTTCCCTCTGCTTGATAGCCAGTTAATATAATCTTATTCTTTGGGTCTTTTAATAATCTTAAATATTTTAATATTGGCCCACCCTGAACCATTCCTGATGTAGAAACAATTATACATGGCTCATTTTTATTAAATACTAATTTTTCATCTGCTTTTTTTATATCTCCAAATGGATTAATTCCAGATTCAATCATATTCTTTATTTTTGGATTTAGCCAATTTGCATAACTTAAATAAACAGATGTTGCGTGAATTAAAGAACCATCTGTATATATAGGAACATTTTTTAACTTTCCACATCTCATATAGTTGTTTATTATTAAAAGTATCTCCTGAGCCCTTCCAATGGCAAATACTGGAATAATAACTTTTCCACGATTTTCTATGGTTTCTGAGATTTCTTCGATTAACATCTTTTCTAAAGTTTTTCTTGATGGCTTTATATC
This genomic window contains:
- a CDS encoding D-aminoacyl-tRNA deacylase → MKFLLISSNKDLASKNIASHLKEYFDIFETDKELLELKSSDLEDADYYIFLSKHRSKANQPSLTVHTPGNLTENNDFGGNPKEVCPCDAILNTLLLKNIYKNYNIYYENNKISKFDVSFEVVHHSPTDLNAPTVFVEIGSSEKEWILKEAGEIIAKSVLETIEMIKNRDYEDRLKVIGFGGGHYAPKFTKLALEYDKYYFGYLIPKYASVSEDVLNQLVNKMEVDKVLIDWKGCRGEDKKRYMEFFKNKGIDVERV
- the larB gene encoding nickel pincer cofactor biosynthesis protein LarB; the encoded protein is MGLDLKQLLLDFKNGKISLEDVEKQIKLNYFEEIENILKLDVNRKFRTGIPEVVYGKGKEINEIIEAVLKLAEKNGIALATKIDNIEKLSDEIKKYDLKNYHIKINKKAKTLIIKDKNYTIKKIGKVGVITAGTSDIPIAEEAKETLEVMGVEVIISYDVGIAGIHRLFPTLKRMINNEVCCIIVIAGMEGALPSIVSSLVDIPVIGVPTSTSYGIKITPLLTMLHTCSPGLAVVNIDNGFGAGVFAGLITKIIYEKSSK
- a CDS encoding DUF2226 domain-containing protein, which encodes MIKIVEGEFIKTLTDGNLENLVKELDRGYILIMVKENNKLHEGYIFVEDGEIVGYYYTDNHLEESIGKPDKVLELLNKENKIIELYRYDKEKLDLMKWLYPEIFVKKHKVSKKESKKEEKEEIKENYLQIKLTIPLDKIISANVKDFESYLEDGKYKLINVYRKVNGFYEIGYIIYYGHTPIAAAYECKYGVLLGKDACEKIEELLKDENSVIDVYEFDEKKLTVLLDEFPEMKIEKEQKEDVIDVKLYEKEEAPILTSYEEDVELSREELLKKLGISEPDEGWIESILEDLLRPSDEELKELKNRIEREIYEKIKNIDGVDDVYLDINVKWENNRYYIYGDITVKRKKILGIIKKDVDPSIIKFEIDNIIKKHLSKYTSRLSLHIE
- a CDS encoding roadblock/LC7 domain-containing protein, whose amino-acid sequence is MEATTIFLILFILGVFIGIGLYFFKEREKRKTYKLIEMEVIENLKELKAYMDTGDKEFSKEFDLVEIALTYDIGDIIVVDDEGLIIASTLKDADDIGAIDLGIFEYAKKFYKDIKKIIIQRKDKYIYIYPIKLCNEHLYIILESKIMLEIVDEREIIKKTCNVIKNYFKEFEDLNVEKSDDFK
- a CDS encoding MBL fold metallo-hydrolase, producing MVLLKFHGGCQQIGMSCVEIETQERKILLDCGMSPDNNSIPKIDDKYIDAVIVSHAHLDHCGAIPFYKFKKIYCTHPTADLMYLTWKDTLNLTKSFKEEDIQIAMGSIETLNYYEEKKIDDNIKFKFYNAGHILGSASIYLEVDGKKILYTGDINEGPSRTLLPADTDIDDIDVLIIESTYGSPLDIKPSRKTLEKMLIEEISETIENRGKVIIPVFAIGRAQEILLIINNYMRCGKLKNVPIYTDGSLIHATSVYLSYANWLNPKIKNMIESGINPFGDIKKADEKLVFNKNEPCIIVSTSGMVQGGPILKYLRLLKDPKNKIILTGYQAEGTLGRDLEEGVKEIQPFKNKIPVRGNVVKIEFSAHGDYNSLVRYIKKIPKPEKAIVMHGERYQSLSFAMTIWKTLKIPTYVPVKGTILPI